From the genome of Gemmatimonas phototrophica, one region includes:
- a CDS encoding BamA/OMP85 family outer membrane protein, with protein sequence MRLFVHLLTAAVVYGASVAATPLAAQDLSCERGDREVRALRFAGNREYPASVLAATVATTPSTLPGVPLLGTRRCLDPVEFARDVQRLETLYRRRGYPDVKVDTTVQTVKPLVIDITFTIREGEPMRVSGFGMRGVERDPDLEGAARDFPLRVGGLFDRSALEAGRDTLVRRLRNLGWPQAEALLAYTTNTARRTADVEVTVVPGARARVGRIAIDVDTSNGPRYVSDAMIRRTMALRGGDWYSVRQIIDAQRNLYQTDAFQRVELQPDSVQPPGDTVVNLTARLVQGDRYAARGGLGWATLDCFRAQGSLTDRDFLPYAQRLELTARVSKIGLGAPLDGADDFCQGQARSDPYSRTLNYYTSMTLRQPVRANQARVPSLTLFSSTLSEYKAYLRRTPIGGVFSLSDPFAFRPSPNTPSTLSYQLELGRTEAEPAFFCAVFNACDADLRNFLQRNNRLAALEFSLSRQRVNDPLRPTGGTIVRATVRHASTLIGSDQTQQFNRATGDASWYRQVAGATITAHVRAGIVQGRGSGNGVGSFIPPQERLYAGGPTTVRGFRQNELGPAVYIVSGYSTIDEDGATYFRADEQSVAERVVPTGGNTLVVGNLEAQWASPVLPKLLELAAFADAGRLWNRGSGARGASLRADGPLIKITPGFGVRVASPFGAIRIDLAYNPYALPAGAAYFNAPLQEGIAPLYCVSPGNTLTVTGATVNGQPPVQLSGSCPSTYRPSRRTGLFGRLNPSIWIGQAF encoded by the coding sequence GTGCGATTATTCGTCCATCTCCTCACTGCTGCCGTCGTCTACGGCGCGTCCGTTGCCGCCACTCCGCTCGCCGCGCAGGATCTCTCCTGTGAACGTGGTGATCGTGAGGTGCGGGCGCTCCGCTTCGCCGGCAATCGCGAATATCCCGCCTCGGTGCTGGCTGCGACAGTTGCCACCACCCCGTCAACACTACCGGGTGTCCCGTTGCTTGGCACCCGCCGCTGCCTCGATCCGGTGGAGTTTGCCCGGGATGTGCAGCGTCTGGAGACGCTCTACCGCCGTCGTGGCTACCCCGATGTGAAGGTGGACACCACCGTGCAGACGGTGAAGCCGTTGGTGATCGATATCACCTTCACCATTCGTGAAGGGGAGCCCATGCGGGTGTCGGGCTTCGGCATGCGCGGGGTGGAACGGGATCCCGACTTGGAAGGGGCGGCGCGCGATTTCCCGCTGCGTGTGGGAGGGCTCTTTGACCGCAGCGCCCTCGAAGCTGGGCGCGACACCCTCGTGCGGCGATTGCGCAACCTGGGGTGGCCGCAGGCCGAAGCACTGCTGGCCTACACCACCAATACGGCGCGTCGCACTGCTGACGTGGAAGTGACCGTGGTTCCCGGTGCACGGGCCCGCGTGGGGCGCATCGCCATTGATGTGGATACGAGCAATGGGCCCCGGTACGTGTCCGATGCCATGATTCGCCGCACGATGGCGTTGCGCGGTGGCGACTGGTATTCGGTGCGCCAGATCATCGACGCGCAGCGGAATCTCTATCAGACCGACGCCTTTCAGCGGGTGGAGTTGCAGCCGGACAGTGTGCAGCCTCCAGGCGATACCGTGGTGAATCTCACGGCGCGGCTGGTGCAGGGCGACCGGTATGCCGCGCGCGGTGGGCTGGGGTGGGCCACGCTCGACTGTTTCCGCGCCCAGGGCTCGCTCACCGACCGGGATTTTCTCCCGTATGCGCAGCGTCTCGAGCTCACGGCGCGGGTGAGCAAGATTGGTCTTGGGGCGCCGCTCGATGGCGCCGACGATTTTTGTCAGGGGCAGGCCCGCAGCGACCCGTACAGTCGCACGCTCAACTACTACACCTCCATGACGTTGCGGCAGCCCGTGCGCGCCAATCAGGCGCGGGTGCCGTCGCTCACGTTGTTCAGCAGCACCCTGTCGGAGTACAAGGCGTATTTGCGACGCACTCCCATTGGTGGGGTGTTCTCGCTCTCCGACCCCTTTGCCTTCCGCCCGTCGCCAAACACCCCGAGTACGCTGTCGTATCAGCTGGAGCTGGGACGTACCGAGGCGGAGCCGGCGTTTTTCTGCGCCGTGTTCAACGCCTGCGACGCGGATCTGCGCAACTTTCTGCAGCGCAACAACCGACTGGCTGCGCTGGAATTCTCGCTGTCTCGGCAGCGCGTGAATGATCCGTTGCGGCCCACCGGCGGCACCATTGTGCGGGCGACCGTCCGGCATGCCAGTACGCTCATTGGCTCCGATCAGACCCAACAGTTCAACCGCGCGACCGGCGATGCCTCGTGGTATCGGCAGGTGGCCGGTGCCACCATTACCGCCCATGTGCGGGCCGGTATCGTGCAGGGACGCGGCAGTGGCAATGGCGTGGGCAGTTTTATTCCGCCGCAAGAGCGTCTCTACGCCGGTGGCCCCACCACGGTGCGCGGCTTCCGCCAGAATGAGTTGGGGCCAGCGGTGTACATCGTGAGCGGGTATAGCACGATTGACGAAGACGGGGCGACGTACTTCCGGGCCGACGAGCAGAGCGTGGCCGAACGGGTGGTCCCCACGGGTGGCAACACACTGGTGGTGGGTAATCTCGAGGCGCAGTGGGCGAGTCCGGTGTTGCCCAAACTGCTTGAGCTGGCCGCCTTTGCTGATGCCGGACGTTTGTGGAATCGCGGATCGGGGGCGCGGGGGGCGTCGCTGCGTGCCGACGGGCCACTGATCAAGATCACGCCGGGCTTTGGTGTGCGTGTCGCCTCTCCGTTTGGCGCCATTCGCATCGACCTTGCCTACAATCCGTATGCGCTACCCGCCGGGGCTGCGTATTTCAACGCGCCGCTTCAGGAAGGCATTGCGCCGTTGTATTGCGTGAGCCCGGGCAATACGCTCACCGTGACGGGGGCCACCGTAAACGGACAACCCCCGGTGCAGCTGTCGGGCAGCTGTCCCTCCACGTATCGGCCGTCGCGTCGCACCGGGTTGTTCGGACGTCTCAATCCCAGCATCTGGATTGGGCAGGCGTTCTGA
- a CDS encoding translocation/assembly module TamB domain-containing protein produces the protein MTPRRRTIVLGTAAVLLSLLVAVVGGIVSLTQTDSGRALILRTVLPLARAALPGRLYVGKVGGNLFNDITIDSVDVRAPDGTPFLSTGPIRVQFDPRDLLDARIAITSLDVTRPIINLVDYGKDDWNWRRALQRNRGKKKAPSTSRFGKYIVIDTVSLHEATFVMHLPWQLPDSLKGAKRDSALAYNLGRLDGEVRREDGRLVRIYRFVRGNVAMGRTRLAHPDSAGMRIPMRRLDVMWIYPPFWFKDLSGDFRRLGDSLWVDSAKFDLPRSKARGTAKIVWGSNLPVRYDVRLQLDTVALSDLAWIDETVPHTGGGKASLTMRNDPDNLNIIEYAITNMDARSLKSRIRGNMTWGVGGFVTRLTNVNLDLEPAHTDLLKWFNGEPFPYDWRGEVRGKVVARGGYVTDWTLDDAQLVFSDAHVPGAVSRGRAAGALNIFQPAEAILKGLDLRIDYLDFRTPRYVNPVFAELNGFARGTVRLDSLWYDAWFRDADLELVDGPGQPSRFTGAGRYTLVPEGVLFDVDLQALPLSYTTLSNSYPNMPLRGSAVGRIQAKGMAEKFDLQTTLSGEGGELSFTGVADALEPAMGATGTWRVRGGNLQALFGTSAMPTSTLNMTGTVDLLGEVDAMGEFINSTIKGPLTATIDQFSRIADARVFGGSASIRFDAGVARVDTLTVESSALRMVVRGGVGLDRSKRDSLRFSVLVDSLGGLRPWLSPSDSTKKAFILPADTLRGTMELTGSLFGSIDTLDTDGMDLDARGDFRDLVVASSRSVRAAFDLNVKDVLRGANGLLTASADSAYVAGIDVASASARSTLRGGLADRFLFSLRTPSESRIALAGGVSRRGDSTDVRIDTLTVRVDSASARPRGFLLAGPSTLRLLTNGEGMLDSLVLQHTDTGRLSLTGQLAQNGIVSGRLDATAVPLGDVGRLLRRSGLAKGTMTAQAVVSGTREQPRMDGTIMLQDAVAGRVRLGELTASAHYDSLRLSLNGALRVNNTPALTATASLPMDLALASRSTRTIDEPLTGRIQANRTDLTLLEALFPDITRARGTLETDVQLTGTWKRPRLRGQVRMDGAALSLENLGIRLENATADIGLTGDSILVRRFGAVSGAATDTLGISGVIGITEIDNPTFNLRLAANNFLAVDKARSATLTLTTTTPITLTGSSDAARLRGAVRVDRGRVYISQLTQRRALDLSDNLDLVDTTRLAMNALLPNAPNMLMRNLQLDNVRIGIGDDVWLRSPEANLKLGGQLRVTRALSRNGAGAQLALSDSLTVERGTYQLNLGLARPSFEVERGLVRFFGDPELTPTLDIAALHTIRETRANSNQQNVRIRVNIGGTVDRPTLALTSADNPPLPESDMLSYLVTGEPAYTVLGSTYAEQGATLALRLAGSYLSSRLAGGRFDVVQVEPTALNPGDAANLRQNGLGILASTRVGVGGQVARNTFLTFSTGLCGLAPQNGGGSGDALSLFAQGLGVKVERRFEGGLSVSAGVEPGSSAQACGRLGISRTFQQTPPQVGIDFFRLWTFSRF, from the coding sequence ATGACGCCGCGCCGACGCACCATTGTGCTGGGTACGGCCGCAGTGTTGCTCTCACTGCTGGTGGCCGTGGTGGGCGGCATCGTGTCCCTCACGCAAACCGACAGCGGCCGGGCGCTCATTTTGCGCACCGTGTTGCCGCTGGCACGCGCAGCGCTGCCGGGACGGTTGTACGTGGGCAAGGTGGGGGGCAATCTGTTCAACGACATCACCATTGATTCGGTGGATGTCCGTGCCCCCGATGGTACTCCGTTCCTGAGTACCGGCCCCATTCGGGTGCAGTTCGATCCTCGTGACTTGCTCGACGCCCGCATCGCGATCACGTCACTTGATGTCACGCGTCCGATCATCAATCTCGTGGACTACGGCAAGGACGACTGGAACTGGCGACGGGCGCTGCAGCGCAATCGCGGCAAGAAAAAAGCGCCGAGCACCAGTCGTTTTGGCAAATACATCGTGATTGATACGGTGTCGCTGCACGAAGCCACATTTGTCATGCATCTGCCGTGGCAGCTCCCCGATTCTCTCAAGGGCGCCAAGCGCGACAGCGCGCTCGCCTACAATCTCGGGCGATTGGATGGGGAGGTGCGCCGAGAGGACGGCCGCCTGGTGCGCATCTATCGGTTCGTGCGCGGCAATGTGGCCATGGGACGCACACGTCTTGCGCACCCCGACAGCGCCGGCATGCGCATCCCCATGCGGCGGCTGGACGTCATGTGGATCTATCCCCCCTTCTGGTTCAAGGACCTGTCGGGCGATTTCCGACGACTGGGCGACTCGCTGTGGGTGGACAGCGCCAAGTTCGATTTGCCGCGCAGCAAGGCTCGCGGAACCGCCAAGATTGTGTGGGGGAGTAATCTCCCGGTCCGCTATGATGTGCGCCTGCAACTGGACACGGTGGCGCTCAGTGATCTGGCATGGATTGACGAAACCGTGCCGCACACGGGCGGCGGGAAGGCCTCCCTCACCATGCGCAATGATCCGGACAACCTCAACATCATTGAGTACGCCATCACCAACATGGATGCGCGATCGCTCAAGTCGCGCATCCGGGGCAACATGACGTGGGGCGTTGGTGGGTTTGTCACACGACTCACCAATGTGAATCTTGATCTGGAGCCAGCGCACACGGATCTCCTGAAGTGGTTCAACGGTGAGCCCTTCCCGTATGACTGGCGCGGCGAGGTGCGCGGCAAGGTGGTGGCGCGTGGCGGCTACGTGACCGACTGGACGCTGGATGATGCGCAGCTGGTCTTCAGCGATGCCCATGTGCCGGGCGCGGTGTCCCGCGGACGGGCGGCCGGTGCGCTCAACATTTTTCAGCCTGCCGAGGCCATTCTCAAAGGCCTCGATCTCCGGATCGACTATCTGGATTTCCGCACACCGCGTTACGTGAACCCGGTGTTCGCCGAGTTGAACGGCTTTGCCCGCGGGACGGTCCGACTGGATTCACTCTGGTACGATGCCTGGTTCCGCGACGCGGACCTGGAGCTCGTGGACGGACCGGGACAGCCGTCCCGCTTTACCGGTGCTGGCCGGTATACGCTGGTGCCGGAAGGGGTGCTCTTTGATGTGGATCTCCAGGCGTTGCCCCTGTCGTACACCACGCTCTCCAACTCGTATCCCAACATGCCGCTGCGGGGCAGCGCGGTGGGACGGATTCAGGCCAAGGGCATGGCCGAAAAGTTTGATCTGCAAACCACGCTCTCCGGAGAAGGGGGCGAGTTGAGCTTTACCGGGGTGGCCGATGCGTTGGAGCCGGCTATGGGGGCAACGGGCACGTGGCGCGTTCGTGGCGGCAATTTGCAGGCGCTCTTCGGTACCAGCGCCATGCCCACGTCCACGCTCAACATGACGGGGACGGTGGACCTGCTTGGCGAGGTAGACGCCATGGGCGAATTCATCAATAGCACGATCAAGGGGCCGCTCACCGCCACCATTGACCAGTTCTCGCGCATCGCCGATGCGCGCGTGTTTGGCGGGAGTGCATCCATTCGGTTCGACGCCGGCGTGGCGCGCGTGGATACGCTGACGGTGGAGAGTTCCGCCCTGCGGATGGTGGTCCGTGGCGGGGTCGGCCTCGATCGCAGCAAGCGCGACTCGCTGCGCTTTTCGGTGCTGGTCGATTCGCTGGGCGGGCTGCGACCCTGGTTGTCACCGTCGGATTCCACCAAGAAAGCGTTTATCCTCCCCGCCGATACGTTGCGGGGGACGATGGAGCTCACCGGGTCACTCTTCGGATCCATCGACACGCTCGATACCGACGGCATGGATCTCGATGCGCGAGGCGACTTCCGAGATCTCGTCGTGGCCAGTTCGCGCAGTGTGCGTGCCGCCTTCGATCTCAACGTGAAGGATGTGCTGCGCGGCGCCAATGGTTTGCTCACGGCCTCTGCCGACTCGGCGTACGTGGCCGGCATCGATGTGGCGTCGGCGTCCGCGCGGTCCACGTTGCGCGGCGGACTGGCCGATCGCTTCCTCTTCTCGTTGCGCACGCCGTCGGAGTCGCGGATTGCGCTGGCCGGCGGCGTATCCCGACGTGGCGACTCCACTGATGTGAGGATCGATACGCTCACCGTGCGCGTGGACAGTGCCAGTGCGCGCCCCCGCGGATTCCTGCTGGCCGGTCCCAGTACGCTGCGGCTGTTGACCAACGGGGAAGGAATGCTGGATTCGCTGGTGCTGCAGCACACCGATACCGGACGGCTCTCGCTGACTGGGCAATTGGCCCAGAACGGAATTGTCAGTGGTCGCTTGGACGCGACCGCCGTGCCACTGGGGGATGTTGGGCGCTTGTTGCGACGCTCCGGCTTGGCCAAGGGCACCATGACCGCACAGGCTGTGGTGAGTGGCACGCGCGAGCAGCCACGCATGGACGGCACCATTATGCTGCAGGACGCGGTGGCGGGACGGGTTCGACTGGGAGAGCTGACAGCGTCGGCGCACTACGACTCGTTGCGGCTCTCGTTGAATGGCGCCCTGCGTGTAAACAATACCCCCGCCCTCACTGCCACCGCGTCGTTGCCCATGGATCTGGCGCTGGCCAGTCGCAGCACGCGCACCATCGACGAGCCGCTCACGGGTCGTATTCAGGCCAATCGCACCGATCTCACGCTGCTCGAAGCGCTGTTCCCCGATATCACGCGGGCGCGTGGAACGCTGGAAACGGATGTGCAACTCACCGGCACGTGGAAGCGCCCGCGGCTCCGCGGGCAGGTGCGCATGGATGGGGCGGCGCTCTCGCTGGAGAATCTCGGTATTCGCCTGGAAAATGCGACCGCCGATATCGGACTGACGGGGGACAGTATTCTCGTCCGTCGTTTCGGAGCGGTGAGTGGCGCGGCCACCGATACACTTGGGATCTCGGGGGTCATTGGGATCACGGAAATCGACAACCCGACGTTCAACCTGCGGCTGGCGGCCAACAACTTCCTCGCGGTAGACAAGGCGCGTTCGGCCACGCTGACGTTGACCACCACCACGCCCATCACCCTCACCGGCTCCAGCGACGCGGCGCGCCTGCGTGGGGCGGTGCGCGTCGATCGTGGTCGCGTGTACATCAGCCAGCTCACGCAGCGTCGGGCGCTCGATCTGAGCGACAACCTCGATCTGGTGGACACCACCCGACTGGCCATGAACGCGCTGCTCCCCAATGCCCCCAACATGCTCATGCGGAATCTGCAGTTGGACAACGTGCGCATTGGTATCGGGGATGACGTGTGGCTGCGTTCGCCGGAAGCCAACCTGAAACTTGGCGGACAGCTGCGGGTCACGCGGGCCCTCTCCCGCAATGGCGCGGGGGCGCAGTTGGCCCTGTCGGATTCGCTCACGGTGGAGCGTGGCACCTACCAGCTCAACCTCGGGCTGGCGCGCCCCAGCTTTGAGGTGGAGCGCGGGCTGGTGCGGTTCTTTGGCGATCCGGAGCTCACGCCCACGTTGGACATTGCGGCGCTGCACACCATTCGCGAAACGCGGGCGAATTCGAATCAGCAGAACGTGCGCATTCGGGTGAACATCGGGGGGACCGTGGATCGCCCCACGTTAGCGCTCACCAGTGCCGACAATCCGCCGCTGCCGGAAAGCGACATGCTGAGCTATCTGGTGACGGGCGAACCGGCGTATACGGTGCTCGGCAGCACCTATGCTGAGCAGGGCGCGACGTTGGCGCTGCGGTTGGCGGGGTCGTATCTGTCGAGCCGTCTGGCGGGCGGGCGCTTTGATGTGGTGCAGGTGGAACCCACTGCGCTGAATCCCGGGGATGCCGCCAACCTGCGTCAGAACGGGCTGGGCATCCTGGCCTCCACCCGTGTTGGCGTGGGCGGACAGGTGGCGCGGAACACGTTCCTCACCTTCAGCACCGGCCTCTGCGGCCTGGCCCCGCAAAACGGCGGCGGCAGCGGCGACGCCCTCTCGCTGTTTGCGCAGGGACTGGGGGTCAAGGTGGAGCGGCGCTTCGAGGGAGGGCTCTCCGTGTCCGCTGGCGTCGAGCCAGGCTCCAGCGCCCAAGCCTGCGGACGGCTGGGGATCAGCCGCACCTTCCAGCAGACCCCGCCCCAAGTGGGCATCGACTTCTTCAGACTCTGGACGTTTTCGAGGTTCTGA